A stretch of the Malus sylvestris chromosome 10, drMalSylv7.2, whole genome shotgun sequence genome encodes the following:
- the LOC126585563 gene encoding purine permease 21-like has protein sequence MEEAQELQLSIGKEANGENEANLSGHTDVSDRSLLPQRRSINWWIRIAIYSFLVIAGQSVAALLGRQYYDKGAKSNWLATVVQLCGFPIMLPYYCIPASRNNPIPKDSPIPSKPPSTKILASVYVSLGFLIALGCYLYSVGLSYLPVSTLTLICASQLAFNAFFSFFLNAQKFTPYIVNSLVLLIISSTLLVFQGEDNSGGDDPSGGSKAKYAIGFICTLGASAGFGLFLSLTQLVFRRVIKKETFRAVMDMIVCENLVATCVTVVGLFASGQWKHLKGEMEGYKLGKISYVMNVMGTAIAWQLVSVGSVGLILGASSLFSNSISALGLPAVPVLAVIFFHEKMSGIKGIAMVLGIWGFVSYVYHHYIEDRKSKTENRNSGNVEVSKALND, from the exons ATGGAAGAAGCTCAAGAACTTCAACTCAGCATCGGGA aggaagcaaatggagaaaatgAAGCAAACTTATCAGGGCATACAGATGTCTCAGACCGATCACTGCTACCGCAGCGCAGAAGTATCAACTGGTGGATTAGGATCGCCATTTACTCGTTCCTCGTCATTGCCGGCCAGTCGGTTGCAGCATTATTGGGAAGACAGTACTACGACAAAGGCGCCAAAAGTAATTGGCTGGCAACAGTAGTACAACTTTGTGGCTTCCCTATCATGCTTCCCTACTATTGCATCCCAGCAAGCAGAAATAATCCAATCCCAAAAGATAGTCCTATCCCATCAAAACCACCGTCTACCAAAATCCTCGCATCAGTATATGTCTCTCTTGGCTTCCTAATAGCCCTAGGCTGCTACTTGTATTCCGTAGGACTATCTTACCTTCCTGTATCTACTTTAACTCTCATTTGTGCATCTCAATTGGCCTTCAACGcgtttttctccttcttcctcaacGCGCAAAAGTTCACTCCATACATTGTCAATTCTCTAGTTCTCCTCATCATCTCCTCCACCCTCCTTGTGTTCCAAGGCGAAGACAACTCTGGAGGCGATGATCCAAGTGGAGGATCGAAGGCAAAGTATGCAATTGGGTTCATATGCACCTTAGGGGCATCAGCTGGATTCGGATTATTTCTTTCCCTAACTCAGCTTGTCTTCAGAAGGGTTATAAAAAAGGAGACGTTTAGAGCGGTCATGGACATGATAGTGTGTGAAAATCTGGTTGCAACCTGTGTAACCGTGGTCGGACTTTTCGCTAGCGGACAGTGGAAGCATTTGAAGGGTGAGATGGAGGGGTATAAATTAGGGAAGATATCCTATGTGATGAATGTGATGGGGACAGCAATAGCATGGCAGCTTGTTTCTGTTGGATCGGTGGGCTTGATTCTGGGGGCCTCTTCCCTCTTCTCCAATTCCATAAGTGCTTTGGGTTTGCCTGCTGTTCCAGTTCTAGCTGTGATCTTCTTCCATGAAAAAATGAGTGGAATTAAGGGAATAGCCATGGTTTTGGGTATTTGGGGATTTGTTTCGTACGTGTATCATCACTACATCGAAGATCGTAAGTCCAAGACGGAGAATAGAAATTCCGGGAATGTTGAAGTTTCAAAAGCTTTAAATGATTGA